In a genomic window of Terriglobia bacterium:
- a CDS encoding 4-hydroxy-3-methylbut-2-enyl diphosphate reductase translates to MTQTNDAKTLLLLKPRGFCAGVVRAIDIVRIALDTFGPPIYVRKEIVHNRHVVEDLRAKGAIFVDEIEEVPEGERVIYSAHGVAPEVRDASKTRNLRVIDATCPLVTKVHVEAVKFAKEGYSLILIGHLNHDEIIGTLGEAPAVTKVVSTPEAVEDIHVPDPNRVAYLTQTTLSLDEAKDIIEALKKKFPNIKGPHAQDICYATENRQVAVKNVAKQADLVLVVGSDNSSNSNRLVEVAQNLRTNSYLIENCRAIKPEWLEGANTIALTAGASAPEHLVEETILYLRDRGYTNLEEVEVVSENVRFALPPEIVEAIGSAPAVAD, encoded by the coding sequence ATGACTCAGACTAACGACGCAAAGACATTGCTTCTCCTGAAACCACGCGGCTTTTGTGCCGGAGTGGTTCGCGCCATCGACATCGTCCGCATCGCGCTCGATACCTTCGGCCCGCCGATCTATGTCCGCAAGGAGATCGTTCATAACCGTCACGTCGTCGAGGATCTTCGCGCCAAGGGCGCCATCTTCGTCGACGAAATCGAGGAAGTACCGGAAGGCGAGCGCGTCATCTATTCTGCCCACGGTGTCGCCCCGGAGGTCCGCGATGCCAGCAAGACCCGAAATCTGCGGGTTATCGATGCCACGTGCCCGCTGGTCACCAAGGTTCACGTTGAGGCCGTCAAGTTTGCCAAGGAAGGCTACTCGTTGATCCTCATCGGACACCTCAACCATGACGAGATCATCGGCACTCTGGGCGAAGCTCCAGCCGTTACGAAGGTAGTGAGCACGCCGGAAGCCGTGGAAGACATCCATGTGCCGGATCCGAACCGCGTCGCTTACCTGACCCAGACGACGCTTTCGCTGGATGAGGCCAAGGACATCATCGAGGCTCTGAAGAAGAAGTTCCCCAATATCAAGGGACCGCATGCCCAGGACATCTGCTATGCAACCGAGAACCGTCAGGTAGCCGTCAAGAACGTCGCCAAGCAGGCTGACCTCGTTCTCGTTGTGGGTTCCGATAATAGCTCGAACTCGAACCGATTAGTTGAAGTCGCGCAGAACCTGCGCACAAATTCGTACCTGATCGAGAATTGCCGCGCTATCAAGCCCGAGTGGCTGGAGGGCGCAAATACGATTGCCCTGACCGCGGGAGCTTCGGCCCCTGAGCACTTGGTCGAGGAAACGATCCTTTACCTGCGCGATCGCGGCTACACGAACTTGGAAGAGGTAGAGGTCGTTTCGGAGAACGTACGTTTTGCGCTGCCGCCGGAAATTGTCGAAGCCATTGGCTCCGCCCCGGCCGTGGCCGATTGA